The DNA region GCGCCAGCGGCCGGTTGCGGATCATGTCGAGCAGGTTCGTGATGATCCCGTTCGCGACGCCGAGCTGCTCGCCGATGCGGTCCACGTGCTTGCGGGCGCGCTCGTCGTCGCCCACCCGCCCGCGCAGGATGTAGAGCGAGGTCTCGATCACGCCGAGCGGGTTGCGCAGGTCGTGGCCGATGGATCCGACGAGCTGGCCGAACGTCGAGAGCCGCTCCACCCGCGCCTGCTGCGCGAGCAGGTCGTCGCGGTAGGTGTGCAGCATGATGGCGAGCTCGAGGTCGAGGATCTTCGCGAGCGCGTTGCGCACCCGCTCCAGCTCCGGCGGGTCGGCGTTGAAGCGCTCCCAGGAGACGCGCATCAGCTCGGTGCGGATCACGTTCATCGCGCCGAACATGTAGTGCTGCGGCAGGCCGATGCGGACGTGGACGCGGCCGATGCGGGTGCGGTGCTCCCAGTACGCCTCGTCCCACGGGCCGGTGAGCAGCGTGTCCATCCAGGCGATCAGCGTCACCTTGAGGTGGCCCACCCGGCTCTCGCCGCCCACCAGCGCGGTGCGCGCGCCCTCGTGCCCGAGGATCCGGTCGTAGAAGACCTGGGCGATCCGGTCGAGCTGCGGCGCGGCCGCACCGTGCAGGGCGCGGAGCGCCCGCTCGTCCGCGGCGTCGAAGTGGACGTAGCGCTTCAGCTCCTCGAGCACGGTCTCGGGCATTCGACCCCTATGTAAGGGGGGCCCGGGCGGCCGGT from Anaeromyxobacter dehalogenans 2CP-C includes:
- a CDS encoding sensor histidine kinase, yielding MPETVLEELKRYVHFDAADERALRALHGAAAPQLDRIAQVFYDRILGHEGARTALVGGESRVGHLKVTLIAWMDTLLTGPWDEAYWEHRTRIGRVHVRIGLPQHYMFGAMNVIRTELMRVSWERFNADPPELERVRNALAKILDLELAIMLHTYRDDLLAQQARVERLSTFGQLVGSIGHDLRNPLGVIETSLYILRGRVGDDERARKHVDRIGEQLGVANGIITNLLDMIRNRPLAREPVDVGQVVAAAAAAVKHAPGVSVAVEGFEGLPPVDGDPGQLRQVFVNLLENAAFAAAPQGAVTVRARRDDGALEVAVEDTGPGVDPATRRRLFEPLITTKDKGIGLGLALVKRIAERHGGSVEYSDRPGGGARFTVRLPA